TAAATACTGCATTTTTATTACCGTTTAAAACGGTATAAGTTGATGGATAATTAGAGGAAGTAGTATTACCTGTAATGTAAGCATTATCGTTTGAATCTAAAGCTATGGCATATCCCCAATCATTACCATTTCCGTGTATATATACAGAATAAAGTATATTACCTCCAGTAGAATCAAGTTTAGTAACAAATAGAGCCTTATTTCCATCAGGGTTTATACCTTGGTTAAAAGTTGTTGGAAAATCAAGGGAAGTAGTAAATCCAGTGATATAAACGTTATTGTATAAGTCAACAGCTATTCCGTAAGACTGATCATCTCCATCGCCATTTATATAGGTAGAGTATACTAAATTTCCAGTAGAATCAAATTTAGTTACATAAATAGCCCAAGTACCATTATATGGAGAGCCTATTATTGGATTTGTTATTGGGAAATTACTAGAGCCGGTGTAGCTAGTTACATAAGAACTTCCACTAGAATCAACAGCAATAGCTTTACCAAACGTTTGAGCATCGCCACCTAAATAAGTTGAAAAGAAAAATATAGGGTCAATTATCAAATCTATAGAGTCAACATAGTTATCTATATCTATTAGAACCTCATTAGCATTTAAAATAAAATTAGACTTAATAGAATTTTTAAAGGTATCAACAATTTGATATGAGCTAGGTTTTATAATTTTAAAATTAGATGGGCCAATAGAAATTACTATGTTTCCATTTTCATCTAACTTAATGTTTTCATGTCCCTCGAATTTAAACTTAATATCATTTGGATTCCCACCAGGTTTAACTATAAAGTCATATTCTAATAGGCCTTCATTAAAATAAAATATTAAATCTATATTATTGTAAATTTCAGTATATTTAATTTTAGAAAAAGTAGGTACACTAGAAATACCTTCTTTAGGTAGACTGTGACCAAAATAATTAGATTTTGATTGTAGTATATCTTCACCAGTTAACTTAACATTAGAGTTAAAATTAATAAATGATAAATTAATAAAGTTTATTACAGGATTGCAAATAGGATCTGAAAATGGGTGTTTAGGATTTTTAAGATTACTTATATGATCATTTAGTTCATATTCAGAAAAAGGATTTATGATACCTATTGTTATTTTATCTTTTAAAAAAAATAACATATAAGATCCATATTTTACAAAAAACTTAGAGTCATCAAAGTGTTGACCTAAGTTTTTTTCGAATCTATATGGAGACTCTAATGTTGAAAGATGATCCGATTGTATATTCATGAAAGTAGCTCCTTTAGTAAGTATAATATCTTAATATTAATATATTAAGTGAATATACATAATGTGACAAAAAATAAAAAACGCAATATAAAACGAGTAGATGCTTATATTGCAGTTTTTTATTTAGTATTTAATTATTAATTTCCATAATAAACATTTAAATACATTTGTTTGATTTCGCTCATTAATGGATATCTAGGGTTAGCACCAGTACATTGATCATCGAATGCTTGCTCAACCATTTCATCTAAGCTTTCTAAGAATGTACCTTCATCTACACCCCAATCTTTTATAGTCTTAGGGATTCCAACAGTAGATTTTAATTCATCTATTTTATTTAATAGTTTATTAAATTTATCTTCATTTGAATTTCCATTAATACCTATGAATGAAGCTATTTCAGCATATCTTTCTAAACATTGAGGATATTTATATTGAGGGAATATACCCATTTTTATAGGAGCAGAAGATACATTGAATTTTAAAACTTCATTTATTAAAAGTGCATTAGCAACACCATGAGGTATATGGTGGAATGAACCTAATTTATGAGCCATAGAGTGACAAACTCCTAAAAATGCATTAGCAAATGCCATACCCGCCATTGTAGAAGCGTTAGCCATTTTTTCTCTAGCTTCAGGATCAGTTGTTCCGTTTTCATAAGCTCTTGGAAGATATTCAAATATAGATTTAACAGCTTGAAGAGCTAAACCATTTGTATATTCAGTTGCCATCATAGATGCATAAGCTTCTAAAGCATGAGTTAAAGCATCTATACCAGAAGCTGCAGTTAATCCTTTAGGCATACTCATCATTAAGTCAGAATCAATTATAGCCATATTTGGCATTAATTGATAATCAGCTAAAGGGTATTTAATTCCTGTATCTTGATCTGTTATAACTGCAAAAGGTGTAACCTCAGAACCAGTACCAGCAGAAGTTGGTATGGCTACAAAGTAAGCCTTTTCGCCCATTGTAGGGAATTCATAAACTCTTTTTCTTATATCCATAAATCTCATAGCTAAGTCGCCAAAGTCTATTTCTGGATGTTCGTACATTGTCCACATGATTTTACCTGCATCCATTGCACTACCACCACCTATGGAAATTATTACATCTGGTTTGAAATCAGCCATAGCTTTAGCACCAGCTTTAGCAGTTTCTAATGTTGGGTCTGGCGCAACATCATAGAATGTATGGTGTTTAATATTCATTTCATCCAATAAATTAGTTATAGGTTTTGTATATCCATTTTGATAAAGGAAACCATCTGTAACTATAAAGGCTCTTTCTTTTTTTAGAACATGCTTAAGCTCCTGAAGAGCAACTCCTAAACAACCTTTTTTGAAATAAACTTTTTCTGGGGCTCTAAACCAAAGCATATTTTCTCTCCTTTCAGCTACAGTTTTTATATTTATTAAATGTTTAACACCTACATTTTCAGATACAGAGTTTCCTCCCCAAGACCCACATCCAAGTGTTAAAGATGGAGCTAATTTGAAGTTATATAAATCTCCTATACCACCTTGAGAAGCAGGAGTATTAACTAAAACTCTACAAGTTTTCATAGAATTTCTAAATTTTTCAAGTTTGTCATGTTGAGTTATTGTATTTAAATATATAGAAGATGTATGGCCTAAACCACCATCGTATATAAGTTGATCTGCTTTAGATATTGCATCATCAAAGTTTTTAGCTTTATACATTGCAAGTACTGGAGATAATTTTTCGTGAGCAAAAGGTTCAGATATGTCAACTGATTCAACTTCACCAAGTAAAATTTTAGACTCTTTAGGTATTGAAAGTCCAGCTAGTTCAGCTATTTTATACGCAGGTTGACCAACTATATCTGCATTTAGACCTCCGTTTTTATTTAATAAAATGCCTTTTACTTTTTCTATTTCAGATTTATTTAATAGGTAAGCACCACGTTTTACAAATTCAGATTTTACATTTTCATAAATACTTTTTAAGACAATAACTGATTGTTCAGAAGCACATATCATACCATTATCAAATGTTTTTGAAAGTAGTATTGAATTTACAGCAGTTTCTATATCAGCACTATCGTCTATTATTGCAGGAGTATTACCGGCTCCAACACCTATTGCTGGTTTACCTGAAGAGTATGCAGATTTTACCATACCAGGACCACCAGTTGCTAATATAATATCAGCACTTTCCATTATAGTTGTTGTCATTTCAAGTGATGGTTCATCTATCCATCCTATAATTCCTTCAGGAGCACCTGCTTTTACAGCAGCTTCAAGAACTACTTTTGCAGCTTGAATAGTTGATTTTTTTGCTCTAGGGTGAGGTGATATTATAATACCATTTCTAGTTTTTAGGGCAATTAAAGTTTTAAATATTGCAGTTGAAGTAGGATTTGTAGTAGGAATTACTGCAGCGATAACACCTATCGGTTCAGCAATTTTAGTTATACCAAAAGCTGAATCTTCTTCTATAACTCCACAAGTTTTTACATCCTTATAAGTATTGTATATATATTCTGAAGCAAAATGATTTTTTATAACTTTGTCTTCTATTATACCCATATTAGTTTCTTCATGTGCGATCTTTGCTAAAGGAAGTCTTTGTTGATTAGCAGCCATTGCTGCAGCTAAAAATATTTTATCAACTTGTTCTTGAGTATAAGTTGAAAATAGTTTTTGAGCTTTTTTGATTTGATCTAGTTTGATGGCTAAAGATTCTGGTCCATCAACTATTGATTGATTAGTTTTTAACAATTCTTGTTTCATTTATGTTCCCCCCTTGGTTTAATTAAGCTGTAACATTTAAAAATGTATGCAACTTTTTATTGTTTAGTGATAAAATTCATTGAAGATTTTTATACAACTATAATTATTTTTATCGGGTGATATAACTTAATGTAATTCTTGACTGAGATAAATGTACTAGCTTGTTAAAAAATTAATTTGTTCTTCAAAAACATTTTAGCAAAAAAACAACCATAAGGGAAGGAAAAAATTGTTAAAAATAAAACTAAATTAATAAATAAAATTGCAAACGTTATCTAATTTTTTATATTAAGTTATAACGTATGTTACAGAATTAAATTAAATAAGTGGTTATAATAGATATATGAAAAAAATTAAATTAATATATTAAGGAGAGATATTTATGAGCGATTACGGAAACTTACAAAAAATTAAAGACGGGAAAAGAACTTATGCAATAACTCCACATATACCAGGGGGATTTGTTTTACCTGATACACTTATAAAAATAGCTGAAGTTACAAAAAAATATAATGGTGTTCTTAAGCTAACATCTGGACAAAGAATTTTAATAACAAACTTAAAGCAAGAAGATTTAGTAAGTATATGGAAAGATTTAGATATGGA
The nucleotide sequence above comes from Paraclostridium bifermentans. Encoded proteins:
- a CDS encoding DUF7948 domain-containing protein, which gives rise to MNIQSDHLSTLESPYRFEKNLGQHFDDSKFFVKYGSYMLFFLKDKITIGIINPFSEYELNDHISNLKNPKHPFSDPICNPVINFINLSFINFNSNVKLTGEDILQSKSNYFGHSLPKEGISSVPTFSKIKYTEIYNNIDLIFYFNEGLLEYDFIVKPGGNPNDIKFKFEGHENIKLDENGNIVISIGPSNFKIIKPSSYQIVDTFKNSIKSNFILNANEVLIDIDNYVDSIDLIIDPIFFFSTYLGGDAQTFGKAIAVDSSGSSYVTSYTGSSNFPITNPIIGSPYNGTWAIYVTKFDSTGNLVYSTYINGDGDDQSYGIAVDLYNNVYITGFTTSLDFPTTFNQGINPDGNKALFVTKLDSTGGNILYSVYIHGNGNDWGYAIALDSNDNAYITGNTTSSNYPSTYTVLNGNKNAVFITKIDSTGTNLPYSVYIDGNGDDWGLGIDVNALSEAYITGYTYSSDFPVINKLGPNNLSNASASVYIIKVNDLGTALPYSAYIHGNSFDISYDIALDSSSNAYITGYTQSTNFPANQLGPNALSGSPSVFVTKINSNLSSLLYSSYIHGNGNEISFAIDLDASNNAYITGYTSSLNFPTTLNIGPNSPNYAFAVFITEISSSGSSIPFSAYIHGNLFEIGFGIAVDNFNNIYATGYTGSSNFPTTRAYDSTLTGFTDAFVLKFSTQDDLLELIYDELTNPVYGLEAINNNFSTLAKFAWDLKFDNMKMQDELDCMNCKLNCILKILKCNK
- the adhE gene encoding bifunctional acetaldehyde-CoA/alcohol dehydrogenase; protein product: MKQELLKTNQSIVDGPESLAIKLDQIKKAQKLFSTYTQEQVDKIFLAAAMAANQQRLPLAKIAHEETNMGIIEDKVIKNHFASEYIYNTYKDVKTCGVIEEDSAFGITKIAEPIGVIAAVIPTTNPTSTAIFKTLIALKTRNGIIISPHPRAKKSTIQAAKVVLEAAVKAGAPEGIIGWIDEPSLEMTTTIMESADIILATGGPGMVKSAYSSGKPAIGVGAGNTPAIIDDSADIETAVNSILLSKTFDNGMICASEQSVIVLKSIYENVKSEFVKRGAYLLNKSEIEKVKGILLNKNGGLNADIVGQPAYKIAELAGLSIPKESKILLGEVESVDISEPFAHEKLSPVLAMYKAKNFDDAISKADQLIYDGGLGHTSSIYLNTITQHDKLEKFRNSMKTCRVLVNTPASQGGIGDLYNFKLAPSLTLGCGSWGGNSVSENVGVKHLINIKTVAERRENMLWFRAPEKVYFKKGCLGVALQELKHVLKKERAFIVTDGFLYQNGYTKPITNLLDEMNIKHHTFYDVAPDPTLETAKAGAKAMADFKPDVIISIGGGSAMDAGKIMWTMYEHPEIDFGDLAMRFMDIRKRVYEFPTMGEKAYFVAIPTSAGTGSEVTPFAVITDQDTGIKYPLADYQLMPNMAIIDSDLMMSMPKGLTAASGIDALTHALEAYASMMATEYTNGLALQAVKSIFEYLPRAYENGTTDPEAREKMANASTMAGMAFANAFLGVCHSMAHKLGSFHHIPHGVANALLINEVLKFNVSSAPIKMGIFPQYKYPQCLERYAEIASFIGINGNSNEDKFNKLLNKIDELKSTVGIPKTIKDWGVDEGTFLESLDEMVEQAFDDQCTGANPRYPLMSEIKQMYLNVYYGN